A region of Streptomyces sp. NBC_01267 DNA encodes the following proteins:
- the hemL gene encoding glutamate-1-semialdehyde 2,1-aminomutase, which translates to MACVSYPYEYEAPVSQTLFDRASHVTPGGVNSPVRAFRAVGGTPRFMVSGTGPYLTDADGREYVDLVCSWGPMILGHSHPEVVAAVQAAVARGTSFGTPGEGEVALAEEIVARVEPVEQVRLVSSGTEATMSAIRLARGFTGRAKVVKFAGCYHGHVDALLAAAGSGVATFGLPDTPGVTGAQTGDTIVLPYNDLDAVRQAFAAHPGEIACVITEASPGNMGVVPPVEGFNAGLKELCSGNGALYISDEVMTGFRTSKAGWYGVDGVRPDLMTFGKVMGGGFPAAAFGGRADVMAYLAPVGPVYQAGTLSGNPVATAAGLAQLRLLDDAAYAKVDAVSREIQGLVSAALTKEGVAHRIQSASNMFSVFFSDSDVRDYEDAKAQEAFRFTPFFHSMLAQGVYLPPSAFESWFVSTTHDERAVERIAAALPAAARAAAEVSA; encoded by the coding sequence ATGGCTTGTGTGAGCTATCCGTACGAATACGAAGCCCCAGTTTCGCAGACGCTCTTCGACCGCGCGTCCCATGTGACACCCGGCGGGGTGAACTCGCCTGTTCGCGCCTTCCGTGCCGTGGGCGGTACGCCCCGGTTCATGGTGTCCGGTACGGGCCCCTACCTGACCGACGCCGACGGACGCGAGTACGTCGACCTCGTGTGTTCGTGGGGCCCGATGATCCTCGGGCACTCCCACCCCGAGGTCGTCGCCGCCGTGCAGGCGGCGGTCGCGCGTGGCACCTCCTTCGGTACGCCGGGTGAGGGCGAGGTCGCGCTGGCCGAGGAGATCGTCGCCCGGGTCGAGCCGGTCGAGCAGGTGCGTCTGGTGTCGTCCGGCACCGAGGCGACCATGTCGGCGATCCGTCTCGCCCGCGGTTTCACCGGCCGCGCCAAGGTGGTGAAGTTCGCCGGCTGCTACCACGGGCACGTGGACGCGCTGCTGGCCGCGGCCGGGTCCGGTGTCGCGACCTTCGGGCTCCCGGACACGCCGGGCGTGACGGGTGCGCAGACCGGCGACACGATCGTCCTGCCGTACAACGACCTGGACGCGGTGCGGCAGGCGTTCGCCGCGCACCCCGGTGAGATCGCCTGCGTCATCACCGAGGCCTCGCCCGGGAACATGGGTGTGGTCCCGCCGGTCGAGGGCTTCAACGCCGGACTCAAGGAGCTCTGCTCCGGCAACGGCGCGCTGTACATCTCCGACGAGGTCATGACCGGATTCCGTACCTCGAAGGCCGGCTGGTACGGCGTCGACGGTGTCCGTCCCGACCTGATGACCTTCGGCAAGGTCATGGGCGGCGGCTTCCCGGCCGCGGCGTTCGGTGGCCGCGCCGACGTCATGGCGTACCTGGCGCCCGTCGGACCCGTCTACCAGGCGGGCACCCTCTCCGGTAACCCGGTCGCGACCGCCGCCGGGCTCGCGCAGCTGCGGCTGCTCGACGACGCCGCGTACGCGAAGGTCGACGCGGTCTCCCGGGAGATCCAGGGCCTCGTCTCCGCCGCCCTCACCAAGGAGGGGGTCGCGCACCGGATCCAGTCGGCGAGCAACATGTTCTCCGTGTTCTTCAGCGACAGCGACGTCCGTGACTACGAGGACGCCAAGGCGCAGGAAGCTTTCCGTTTCACCCCCTTCTTCCACTCGATGCTGGCGCAGGGCGTCTATCTGCCGCCGTCGGCCTTCGAGTCCTGGTTCGTTTCGACCACGCACGACGAGCGGGCGGTCGAGCGCATCGCCGCCGCACTTCCCGCCGCCGCCCGAGCCGCCGCCGAGGTGTCCGCATGA
- a CDS encoding histidine phosphatase family protein, translated as MSDSSTSSPRGIGDAVSVNNTSDEITVVHLMRHGEVHNPDGVLYGRRPGYHLSELGRQMADRVAEHLASRDITHVVASPLERAQETATPVAKSHGLELASDVRLIEAANIFEGKTFGVGDGALSRPANWKHLTNPFRPSWGEPYVDQVVRMMGALNAARDAARGHEAVCVSHQLPIWTVRSFVERRRLWHDPRKRQCTLASLTTFTYQGDRIISVGYTEPARDLVPSHLLSGAKPVKGKAKAYGA; from the coding sequence ATGAGTGACAGCAGTACCAGCAGCCCCAGAGGCATCGGTGACGCCGTGAGCGTCAACAACACGAGCGACGAGATCACCGTGGTCCATCTGATGCGCCACGGCGAGGTGCACAACCCGGACGGCGTGCTCTACGGGCGCCGCCCCGGCTACCACCTCTCCGAGCTGGGCCGGCAGATGGCCGACCGGGTCGCCGAGCACCTCGCGAGCCGTGACATCACCCATGTCGTCGCGTCCCCGCTGGAGCGCGCGCAGGAGACCGCGACCCCGGTCGCCAAGTCCCACGGCCTGGAACTGGCCAGCGATGTGCGGCTCATCGAGGCAGCGAACATCTTCGAGGGCAAGACGTTCGGCGTCGGTGACGGCGCCCTGAGCAGGCCCGCCAACTGGAAGCACCTCACCAACCCGTTCCGTCCCTCCTGGGGCGAGCCGTACGTCGACCAGGTCGTACGGATGATGGGCGCCCTGAACGCCGCGCGCGACGCGGCCCGTGGCCACGAGGCGGTGTGTGTCAGCCACCAGCTGCCCATCTGGACCGTACGGAGCTTCGTGGAGCGGCGGCGGCTCTGGCACGACCCGCGCAAGCGGCAGTGCACGCTCGCCTCGCTGACGACGTTCACGTACCAGGGGGACCGGATTATCTCTGTCGGATACACGGAACCGGCAAGGGACCTGGTGCCGTCCCACCTCCTGTCGGGCGCAAAGCCCGTCAAAGGAAAAGCAAAAGCATATGGTGCTTAG
- a CDS encoding TlpA family protein disulfide reductase produces the protein MALTRPHRRTTAVRRAAQLGAAVVVGALALSACGSGAKVSSSQGSRYVTSSSGIVTASKSSRESAPELSGKTVEGKTLDVSSAYHGKILVLNVWGSWCPPCRAEAVHLAKVSKDLQAKGVQFVGINTRDPSTGPAKAFEKDFDVPYPSLYDPTGKLLLRFPAGSLNPQSIPSTIVVDRAGKIAARKSGGVDEDMLRKMIDPLIAEK, from the coding sequence ATGGCTCTTACGCGCCCCCATCGCCGTACCACCGCCGTCCGCCGCGCCGCCCAGTTGGGCGCAGCGGTCGTGGTCGGTGCGCTAGCCCTGTCGGCGTGCGGATCCGGGGCGAAGGTGAGCAGTTCGCAGGGTTCCCGGTACGTGACCAGCAGCAGCGGGATCGTCACCGCGTCGAAGAGCAGCCGCGAGTCCGCCCCGGAACTGTCCGGTAAAACCGTCGAAGGCAAGACACTCGATGTGTCGAGCGCCTACCACGGCAAGATCCTCGTGCTGAACGTATGGGGCTCCTGGTGCCCGCCCTGTCGTGCCGAGGCGGTACATCTGGCCAAGGTCTCCAAGGACCTCCAGGCCAAGGGCGTCCAGTTCGTGGGGATCAACACCCGCGATCCCTCCACCGGTCCGGCGAAGGCGTTCGAGAAGGATTTCGACGTTCCGTATCCGAGCCTCTACGACCCGACCGGCAAGCTTCTTCTCCGCTTTCCCGCAGGAAGTCTCAATCCGCAGTCCATTCCCTCCACGATCGTGGTCGACCGCGCGGGGAAGATCGCCGCGCGCAAGTCGGGCGGGGTCGACGAGGACATGCTGCGCAAGATGATCGACCCGCTGATCGCGGAGAAGTGA
- a CDS encoding cytochrome c biogenesis CcdA family protein: MIALAAAAAGTAPNPTIVSGALLLALPLAVLAGLVSFFSPCVLPLVPGYLSYVTGVSGTDLAEARRGRMAAGASLFVVGFTAVFVSGGALFGYFGHRLLEHEAVISKVLGGLMILLGIFFMGMMPWFTQREFRFHKRPVTGLVGAPLLGALFGIGWTPCLGPTLASVQGLAFEQATAGRGAILTVAYCLGLGVPFVLAAVAFRKALGAFGWVKKHYVWVMRIGGIMMIVTGLLLLTGAWDRIIQEMQVWTNGYAVGI; encoded by the coding sequence GTGATCGCTCTCGCCGCGGCGGCGGCCGGCACCGCCCCGAACCCGACCATCGTCAGCGGGGCGTTGCTGCTTGCGCTGCCGCTCGCCGTGCTCGCCGGGCTCGTCTCGTTCTTCTCGCCGTGCGTCCTGCCGCTGGTCCCCGGCTACCTCAGTTACGTCACCGGGGTCAGCGGCACGGATCTGGCAGAGGCCCGGCGCGGCCGGATGGCCGCGGGCGCCTCGCTGTTCGTCGTCGGCTTCACGGCCGTCTTCGTCTCCGGCGGCGCGCTCTTCGGGTACTTCGGGCACCGGCTCCTGGAGCACGAGGCCGTCATCAGCAAGGTCCTGGGCGGACTGATGATCCTGCTCGGGATCTTCTTCATGGGCATGATGCCCTGGTTCACCCAGCGTGAGTTCCGCTTCCACAAGCGGCCGGTGACCGGGCTGGTCGGTGCCCCGCTGCTGGGCGCGCTCTTCGGTATCGGCTGGACGCCGTGCCTGGGGCCGACCCTCGCCTCCGTGCAGGGCCTCGCCTTCGAGCAGGCGACCGCAGGGCGCGGGGCGATACTGACCGTCGCGTACTGCCTCGGTCTCGGCGTGCCGTTCGTGCTCGCCGCAGTGGCCTTCCGTAAGGCCCTCGGTGCCTTCGGCTGGGTGAAGAAGCATTACGTCTGGGTGATGCGCATCGGCGGGATCATGATGATCGTGACCGGGCTGCTGCTGCTCACCGGCGCCTGGGACCGCATCATCCAGGAGATGCAGGTCTGGACGAACGGCTACGCGGTGGGGATCTGA